One part of the Desulfonema ishimotonii genome encodes these proteins:
- a CDS encoding OmpA family protein, protein MKIRFGCVLAGMLLLLCAAFPAGADADTAKPLLILADVSGSMLRDMKLYETAADRKNDKDEKSVQKVEALKAMLLKMGQTLASGPCDLGIYRVRYIAGNETRYARFVAVDRHEPSDLKERIEDDFVIDYPLYNRRTDLADMFRQLDENELADTDGNITLVLLSDGRESFYDPEDDAEKSRDGEVGDDDPTAGPLTEVLRLKQKYGRNLVVHTVFFGDTDEETRESADEVRAFFEDAAGDGKKAEGENLLHRMAWLGQGQYRRAADLLEDPAALAAFCGLLCDAEETPAPVKTEAAAPVAVTTAAVAPADRDGDGIRDDADQCPDTPNGAHVTSAGCWILIGVLFDTDKWDIRPEFHGPLDEVSRVMRDNPDLKLSIQGHTDSRASAAHNQVLSRKRAEAVANWLTGKGVAPDRLSAEAHGLTQPLATNSTPEGRTLNRRVELIPVLAETGE, encoded by the coding sequence ATGAAGATTCGATTCGGTTGTGTGCTGGCGGGAATGTTGTTGCTTCTGTGCGCGGCGTTCCCTGCCGGAGCGGATGCGGACACGGCAAAGCCGCTGCTGATCCTGGCGGATGTCTCCGGGTCCATGCTCAGGGATATGAAACTGTATGAAACGGCTGCGGACAGGAAAAACGATAAAGATGAAAAATCAGTGCAGAAGGTCGAAGCCCTGAAAGCGATGCTCCTGAAGATGGGGCAGACACTGGCCTCCGGTCCCTGTGATCTGGGGATTTACCGGGTGCGCTATATTGCCGGAAATGAGACCCGGTATGCCCGGTTTGTGGCAGTGGATCGCCATGAGCCGTCGGATCTGAAAGAGAGAATCGAAGACGATTTTGTGATTGATTATCCGCTCTACAACCGGCGAACCGATCTGGCGGACATGTTCCGGCAACTGGATGAGAACGAGCTGGCGGACACGGACGGCAATATCACCCTGGTGCTGCTCTCCGACGGACGGGAATCTTTTTATGACCCGGAAGACGATGCGGAAAAGAGCCGGGATGGGGAGGTGGGGGACGATGATCCCACAGCGGGGCCGCTGACCGAAGTTCTGCGGCTGAAGCAGAAATATGGCCGGAACCTGGTGGTTCACACGGTCTTTTTCGGCGATACGGATGAAGAGACGCGGGAGAGCGCCGACGAAGTCCGGGCGTTTTTTGAGGATGCGGCGGGTGACGGGAAGAAGGCTGAAGGGGAGAACCTGCTGCACCGCATGGCCTGGCTGGGGCAGGGGCAATACCGCCGGGCTGCGGATCTGCTGGAAGATCCGGCGGCCCTTGCCGCATTCTGCGGGCTGCTCTGCGATGCGGAAGAGACCCCCGCGCCTGTGAAAACCGAAGCGGCAGCGCCTGTGGCCGTCACCACTGCTGCTGTTGCTCCGGCGGACCGCGACGGAGATGGCATCCGGGATGATGCGGACCAGTGCCCGGATACCCCTAATGGCGCACACGTCACTTCGGCGGGATGCTGGATTCTGATCGGTGTGCTGTTTGACACGGATAAATGGGACATCAGACCCGAATTTCACGGCCCGCTGGATGAGGTGTCGCGGGTGATGCGGGACAACCCGGACCTGAAATTATCCATTCAGGGGCACACCGACAGCAGGGCCTCTGCCGCCCATAATCAGGTGCTGTCCCGGAAACGGGCCGAAGCCGTGGCAAACTGGCTGACGGGCAAAGGTGTTGCACCGGACCGGCTTTCCGCCGAAGCCCACGGGCTTACCCAGCCCCTGGCAACCAATTCAACCCCGGAAGGCCGGACGCTGAACCGGCGGGTGGAACTGATTCCGGTTTTGGCTGAAACGGGAGAATAA